From Pandoraea norimbergensis, the proteins below share one genomic window:
- a CDS encoding TonB-dependent siderophore receptor has translation MSFDYASRARRVAGRRISGTKFVPFTPITFAAMLALGVSAPALAQSADTSAQAPAASETQANDANAAQATLKATTVTSSVLRETPQNLKQSVSNGALGSRSQLDTPFSTTVVSQEQLEQRQPAKLGDVFSTDASVTDGSNAFDAWAGYVYVRGMPIDWQYGFKLDGLPVMTYGVTMPYEQFDRVELLKGLSGFMYGFVAPGGVINYVTKKPTDERIASVDVGFHSEGIWREHVDLGGRAGPDDMFGARLNYTHEEGRTYTDGNLNRDTVSVALDARITRDLTWNFGAMYQDRRATGTSPSLSTYSFTGNQLPGPINASTSNLQTQATHLNTITQFYTTGLQYQINPDWKVSANYAFNKSTRDRNEATLYLLNGAGDFSGQNDLGSETNMFRAWQITAEGKLRTGPFAHQLTFGIASQYQTNDYAYVYSPTYLGNLYQGTSYQYYGNGTPLQAQRSSAIEQRSAFASDTVQLTDRWSVLAGVRFTNYNQTNAQGVSTYSKNGVVTPTIAVMYKLTPNTTAYASYVEALEAGEVVAVQYANAGAVLNPVKSRQYEVGVKTEQSNWSATAALFRIERGAVYTDGSNVRVSDGQSIYQGIEMAGSVKLGTQWTLGASAMALDSWYSRTNGFDGNRVGGAPRFVLSGNVDYKIPYVPGLSVGGDIRYNGRTVLNPANSLTVSGYTLINIGATYRTRVAGKDVTLRAAVSNLTNRKYWEYQYDNYIKPADPRMVSLNAKIDF, from the coding sequence ATGTCTTTCGATTACGCCTCACGTGCACGCCGCGTGGCCGGCCGCCGTATTTCCGGCACCAAGTTCGTTCCGTTCACGCCGATCACCTTCGCCGCCATGTTGGCATTGGGCGTGAGCGCCCCGGCGCTGGCCCAGTCGGCCGACACAAGCGCGCAGGCGCCTGCCGCTAGCGAGACGCAGGCCAACGACGCCAACGCCGCGCAGGCCACCCTCAAAGCCACGACCGTGACCAGCTCGGTGCTGCGGGAAACCCCGCAGAACCTGAAGCAGTCCGTGTCGAACGGCGCGCTCGGCTCACGCAGCCAGCTCGATACGCCGTTCTCGACCACGGTGGTGAGTCAGGAACAACTCGAACAACGTCAACCGGCCAAGCTCGGTGATGTGTTCTCGACCGACGCCTCGGTCACCGACGGCAGTAACGCATTCGACGCGTGGGCCGGTTACGTCTACGTGCGCGGCATGCCGATCGACTGGCAATACGGCTTCAAGCTCGACGGCCTGCCGGTGATGACCTACGGCGTGACCATGCCCTACGAACAATTCGACCGCGTGGAACTGCTCAAGGGCCTGTCGGGCTTCATGTACGGCTTTGTGGCACCGGGCGGCGTGATCAACTACGTGACGAAGAAGCCCACCGACGAGCGCATCGCCAGCGTGGACGTGGGCTTCCACTCGGAGGGCATCTGGCGCGAACACGTCGATCTGGGCGGGCGTGCCGGGCCGGACGATATGTTCGGTGCCCGCCTGAATTACACGCACGAAGAGGGCCGCACTTATACGGACGGCAATCTGAATCGCGACACGGTGTCGGTCGCGCTCGACGCCCGCATCACGCGCGACCTGACGTGGAATTTCGGCGCGATGTATCAGGACCGCCGCGCGACCGGCACGTCGCCGTCGCTCTCGACGTACAGCTTCACGGGCAATCAACTGCCCGGTCCGATCAACGCGTCGACGTCGAACCTGCAAACGCAGGCAACGCACCTGAACACGATCACGCAGTTCTATACGACGGGTCTGCAATATCAGATCAATCCGGACTGGAAGGTGTCGGCGAACTACGCGTTCAACAAGTCGACGCGCGACCGTAACGAGGCGACGCTGTATCTGTTGAACGGTGCCGGCGACTTCAGCGGGCAGAACGATCTGGGCTCGGAGACGAACATGTTCCGCGCGTGGCAGATCACGGCCGAAGGCAAGCTGCGCACGGGCCCGTTTGCTCATCAACTGACGTTCGGTATCGCCTCGCAGTACCAGACGAACGACTATGCCTATGTCTACAGCCCGACCTATCTGGGCAATCTGTATCAGGGCACGTCGTATCAGTACTACGGCAACGGCACGCCGCTTCAGGCGCAGCGCTCCAGCGCCATCGAGCAACGCTCGGCCTTTGCCTCGGACACGGTGCAGCTCACGGACCGCTGGTCGGTACTCGCCGGGGTGCGCTTCACGAACTACAACCAGACGAACGCGCAGGGCGTGTCGACGTACTCGAAGAACGGCGTGGTCACGCCGACCATCGCGGTGATGTATAAGCTCACGCCGAATACCACGGCTTACGCGAGCTACGTCGAGGCGCTGGAAGCGGGCGAAGTGGTTGCCGTGCAGTACGCGAACGCGGGTGCCGTGCTTAACCCGGTGAAGAGCCGTCAGTACGAAGTGGGCGTGAAGACGGAGCAGTCGAACTGGAGCGCAACGGCGGCGCTGTTCCGCATCGAGCGCGGTGCCGTGTACACGGATGGCAGCAATGTGCGTGTGTCCGATGGCCAGTCGATCTATCAGGGGATCGAAATGGCCGGCTCGGTGAAGCTGGGCACGCAATGGACGCTGGGCGCCAGCGCCATGGCGCTCGATAGCTGGTACTCGCGCACGAATGGCTTCGATGGTAATCGGGTGGGCGGCGCGCCGCGCTTCGTGCTCTCAGGTAACGTCGATTACAAGATTCCGTATGTGCCGGGCCTGTCGGTGGGCGGCGACATCCGCTACAACGGCCGTACGGTACTGAACCCGGCGAACTCGCTCACGGTGTCGGGCTACACGCTGATCAACATCGGCGCGACGTACCGCACGCGCGTCGCCGGCAAGGACGTGACGCTGCGCGCGGCTGTGAGCAACCTGACGAACCGCAAGTACTGGGAATACCAGTACGACAACTACATCAAGCCGGCCGACCCGCGCATGGTCAGCCTGAACGCCAAGATCGATTTCTGA
- a CDS encoding TetR/AcrR family transcriptional regulator — translation MNRTTTSPGTPTVREHLLEQAQTFLMTRGYNGFSYRDLSERVGVKTSSIHYYFPAKEDLVLEAVKAYDEAIGAGLASIDEALPAAQKLLLYAEAFGRIAADGHRICLCGMLAADIETLPEPVREAVQKFFAYHEAWLARVLAEGVADGSLKLTSSPEAAARALFAGFQGSVMASRLFRSPSRLGDVVTSVCAIA, via the coding sequence ATGAATCGCACAACGACATCGCCGGGAACCCCCACCGTCAGGGAACATCTGCTCGAGCAAGCGCAGACGTTTTTGATGACGCGAGGCTACAACGGCTTCAGCTATCGGGATCTGTCGGAGCGGGTCGGTGTGAAGACGTCGAGCATCCACTACTACTTCCCCGCCAAGGAAGATTTGGTGCTTGAAGCCGTGAAGGCTTATGACGAGGCGATCGGTGCAGGGCTGGCAAGCATCGATGAGGCATTGCCGGCAGCGCAGAAGCTGTTGCTGTACGCCGAGGCGTTCGGACGTATCGCCGCCGATGGCCATCGCATCTGCCTGTGCGGCATGCTCGCGGCAGACATTGAAACGCTGCCCGAACCGGTGCGCGAGGCGGTGCAGAAGTTCTTCGCGTACCACGAGGCTTGGCTGGCACGTGTGCTGGCGGAGGGTGTCGCAGATGGATCGCTGAAGCTGACGTCCTCGCCGGAAGCGGCGGCACGAGCGCTGTTCGCGGGGTTTCAGGGCAGCGTGATGGCATCGCGACTCTTCCGGTCGCCGTCGCGGCTCGGGGACGTGGTCACGTCGGTGTGTGCGATTGCGTGA
- a CDS encoding organic hydroperoxide resistance protein, translated as MSIEKVLYTAHATATGGRDGRAVSSDGVLDVKLVVPKEMGGPGVGGTNPEQLFAAGYSACFLGALKFVAGKEKVALPAETKIDGSVGIGQIPTGFGIQAELKISVPGLDRAVVEALVQKAHIVCPYSNATRGNIDVTLTVV; from the coding sequence ATGTCGATCGAAAAAGTGCTGTACACCGCCCATGCCACCGCCACCGGGGGCCGTGACGGCCGCGCCGTTTCGTCGGACGGTGTGCTTGATGTGAAGTTGGTGGTGCCGAAGGAAATGGGCGGCCCGGGCGTGGGCGGCACCAATCCGGAACAACTGTTCGCCGCCGGTTACTCGGCTTGCTTCTTGGGCGCGCTGAAGTTTGTCGCCGGTAAGGAAAAGGTCGCGCTGCCGGCTGAGACGAAGATCGACGGCAGCGTCGGTATCGGCCAGATCCCGACGGGCTTCGGCATTCAGGCCGAACTGAAGATCAGCGTGCCGGGACTGGATCGTGCCGTGGTCGAAGCGCTGGTGCAAAAGGCCCACATCGTGTGCCCGTACTCGAACGCGACGCGTGGCAACATCGACGTGACGCTGACGGTGGTCTAA
- a CDS encoding DUF1439 domain-containing protein, with translation MSGITDEHASPSRRDMLRLAAAGALGLVLVPAVRPARAAYNIWTGEYTMTRQEIESAVDKRFPTTLRYGQLLSVELTHPQLGFNPQANRVNTQVDAQVANVLIGGQPLKGVIAMSSALKYDPVKRAVVLDNPSVERVDVDGMPPAYGQQLSAVGGTVAQQVLNQYAIYTFKPEQLRYGGRDVEPGAITVLPDGIKVEVKTK, from the coding sequence CATGCTGCGACTCGCCGCTGCCGGCGCGCTCGGCCTCGTACTCGTGCCTGCCGTACGTCCGGCGCGCGCCGCGTACAACATCTGGACGGGGGAATACACGATGACGCGTCAGGAAATCGAGAGCGCGGTCGACAAGCGTTTCCCGACGACACTGCGTTACGGCCAGTTGCTCTCGGTGGAGTTGACGCATCCGCAGCTCGGATTCAATCCGCAGGCCAATCGCGTGAACACGCAGGTCGATGCACAGGTCGCGAACGTGCTGATCGGCGGGCAGCCGCTCAAGGGCGTGATCGCCATGTCGAGTGCGCTCAAATACGATCCGGTCAAACGGGCGGTCGTGCTCGACAATCCGAGCGTCGAGCGCGTGGATGTCGACGGCATGCCGCCCGCCTATGGTCAGCAACTAAGCGCCGTGGGCGGCACCGTCGCCCAACAGGTGCTTAATCAATACGCGATCTACACCTTCAAGCCGGAACAACTGCGCTACGGCGGACGCGATGTCGAACCCGGCGCGATCACCGTACTGCCCGATGGCATCAAGGTCGAGGTCAAGACGAAGTAG